The following are from one region of the Poecilia reticulata strain Guanapo linkage group LG7, Guppy_female_1.0+MT, whole genome shotgun sequence genome:
- the gnat2 gene encoding guanine nucleotide-binding protein G(t) subunit alpha-2, which produces MGAGASAEDKKSKELEKQLQEDADKEAKTVKLLLLGAGESGKSTIVKQMKILHQGGYTKEEQMEFRTIIFGNILQSALAIIRGMEMLSIDFGSPSGQEDGQKLQNLSDSIEEGTMPPELSDVIKKLWKDSGVQAAFERAAEYQLNDSAGYYLSEMDRICLPDYMPTEQDVLRSRVKTTGIIEEQFGCKELHFRMFDVGGQRSERKKWIHCFEGVTCIIFCGALSAYDMVLVEDDEVNRMHESLHLFNSICNHRFFALTSIVLFLNKKDLFEEKIKKVHLSICFPDYDGPNTYDDASAYIKTQFEDLNMKKGQKEIYSHMTCATDTKNVEIVFNAVTDIIIKENLKDCGLF; this is translated from the exons ATGGGTGCAGGAGCAAGCGCTGAGGACAAAAAGTCCAAGGAATTGGAAAAACAGCTCCAGGAAGATGCCGATAAGGAGGCTAAAACggtcaaactgctgctgcttg GCGCTGGTGAATCAGGAAAAAGCACCATCGTAAAACAAATGAA GATTCTCCATCAAGGCGGTTACACAAAAGAGGAGCAGATGGAGTTCAGGACCATCATCTTCGGCAACATCCTGCAGTCTGCTCTGGCTATCATCAGAGGCATGGAGATGCTGAGCATCGATTTTGGCTCACCTTCCGGGCAG GAGGATGGGCAGAAGCTGCAGAACTTGTCAGACTCCATTGAGGAAGGGACAATGCCTCCTGAGCTGTCTGATGTCATCAAGAAGCTGTGGAAAGACTCTGGAGTGCAGGCCGCATTCGAGAGAGCTGCCGAGTACCAACTGAACGACTCTGCTGGATA CTACCTCAGCGAAATGGACCGAATCTGTCTGCCGGACTACATGCCCACCGAGCAGGACGTACTGCGATCTCGAGTCAAAACAACTGGTATTATTGAAGAGCAGTTCGGCTGCAAAGAGTTGCACTTCAG GATGTTTGATgtgggaggtcagaggtcagagagaAAGAAGTGGATCCACTGTTTTGAGGGTGTGACCTGCATCATCTTCTGTGGAGCCCTCAGTGCTTACGACATGGTGCTTGTAGAAGACGATGAAGTG AACCGCATGCACGAGTCCCTCCATCTATTCAACAGCATCTGCAACCACAGATTCTTCGCTCTGACCTCCATCGTGCTTTTCCTCAACAAGAAGGATCTCTTCGAGGAGAAGATCAAGAAAGTCCATCTGAGTATCTGCTTCCCTGACTACGACG GCCCCAACACATATGATGATGCCAGTGCCTACATCAAGACACAATTCGAGGATTTGAACATGAAGAAGGGTCAGAAAGAAATCTACTCCCACATGACCTGTGCCACAGACACGAAGAACGTCGAGATCGTGTTCAATGCCGTGACGGACATCATCATCAAAGAAAACCTTAAAGACTGCGGTCTGTTCTAA